One genomic segment of Natrialbaceae archaeon AArc-T1-2 includes these proteins:
- a CDS encoding alpha/beta fold hydrolase, which translates to MRVPRPETGQLAGQFPYVRVGDGPKTVLVIPGIGDAMFDGEYGRPGAMGVAVQFRRFLEEYTVYVVSRPRGLPEGTSIRELAQNYAHVLERHVEPASVLGISMGGLIGQELAYERPDLVDRLVVAVAGCRLAAESVRVLRRLRRYGVEGRWTEIRSAFLEAMYTGWRRQLYPRLSRTVGRIRPPAPADPDDFLHSVDAVLEYDATDRLARIEPRTLVIGGDDDPFFPERILRETHDELPDAQLAMFRGARHGAFLERKEAFDDWVRQFLAGEPARARS; encoded by the coding sequence ATGCGCGTACCACGTCCGGAGACCGGTCAGCTCGCGGGACAGTTCCCCTACGTCCGGGTCGGCGACGGCCCGAAGACGGTACTCGTCATCCCCGGTATCGGCGACGCGATGTTCGACGGCGAGTACGGCCGCCCCGGAGCCATGGGCGTCGCAGTCCAGTTTCGGCGGTTTCTCGAGGAGTACACGGTGTACGTCGTGAGCCGTCCCCGGGGGCTCCCCGAAGGAACGTCGATCCGCGAGCTGGCCCAGAACTACGCACACGTTCTCGAACGACACGTCGAACCCGCCTCGGTACTCGGCATCTCGATGGGCGGGCTGATCGGCCAGGAACTCGCGTACGAACGACCGGACCTGGTCGACCGGCTCGTCGTCGCCGTCGCCGGCTGTCGGCTCGCAGCCGAGAGCGTCCGGGTGCTCCGGCGACTTCGCCGATACGGCGTCGAAGGCAGGTGGACCGAGATCCGATCGGCGTTTCTCGAGGCGATGTACACCGGCTGGCGACGACAGCTCTACCCGCGACTCTCTCGGACGGTCGGTCGGATCAGACCGCCGGCGCCGGCAGATCCCGACGACTTCCTCCACTCGGTCGACGCCGTCCTCGAGTACGACGCCACGGACCGTCTGGCGCGGATCGAGCCGCGAACGCTCGTCATCGGCGGCGACGACGACCCGTTCTTTCCCGAACGAATCCTGCGCGAAACACACGACGAGCTGCCCGACGCCCAGCTCGCGATGTTCCGCGGGGCTCGTCACGGGGCCTTCCTCGAGCGAAAGGAGGCGTTCGACGACTGGGTGAGGCAGTTTCTCGCCGGCGAGCCGGCGCGGGCTCGATCGTAG
- a CDS encoding iron-containing alcohol dehydrogenase family protein translates to MVETPTAFDFEYVPTEIVYGRGCVAKLGEVLEEIGSERALVVCGSNVGANRDVIDPVTTGIGDRLVGVFDETTPEKSLETVLDGVDAIHDTDADAVVGLGGGSSLNVARAMCSIAPLDRPREDVVEEVLETQTVPSPAASTEPIPNVAVPTTMPGADVSAGGSVFVATEAHAPDADRIAANISDSRLMADANVSDPELYATTPTDVLASSAMNGFDKGIETIYSRETTPIATAHAIEGLRHYRAGLSNLVDAAVDDPAYDHAVLGTLLVQYGRKTNIIHTFGNGISGQYDVQQGVVHGIVAPHVLRYVFDNADGSRRRIADGLEIDTAGKRDDAVADAIVEDVIEIRDALGLPTRLRDVEGLTRDHVRDVAEAIHGNYKHARNPPGVDPTVEEIGSVLQAAW, encoded by the coding sequence ATGGTCGAGACACCCACTGCATTCGACTTCGAGTACGTTCCGACCGAAATCGTATATGGGCGTGGCTGCGTCGCGAAACTCGGCGAGGTCCTCGAGGAGATCGGCTCGGAACGCGCGCTGGTCGTCTGCGGCTCGAACGTCGGCGCGAACCGGGACGTGATAGACCCCGTCACGACCGGGATCGGCGATCGGCTGGTCGGCGTCTTCGACGAAACGACGCCGGAGAAATCGCTCGAGACCGTCCTCGACGGCGTCGACGCGATCCACGACACCGACGCCGACGCCGTCGTCGGGCTCGGCGGCGGAAGCTCCCTGAACGTCGCTCGAGCGATGTGCTCGATCGCGCCACTGGACCGTCCTCGTGAGGACGTCGTCGAGGAGGTTCTCGAGACGCAGACGGTGCCGTCGCCCGCCGCGTCGACCGAACCGATCCCGAACGTCGCCGTCCCGACGACGATGCCGGGCGCTGACGTCTCCGCGGGCGGGAGCGTCTTCGTCGCCACGGAAGCGCACGCCCCCGATGCGGATCGAATCGCTGCCAATATCTCTGACTCGCGGCTCATGGCCGACGCGAACGTCTCCGATCCGGAGCTGTACGCGACGACGCCGACTGACGTGCTCGCGTCCTCGGCGATGAACGGATTCGACAAGGGGATCGAAACGATCTACTCGCGGGAGACGACGCCGATCGCCACCGCCCACGCAATCGAGGGACTTCGACACTACCGCGCCGGGCTGTCAAACCTCGTCGACGCCGCTGTCGACGATCCGGCGTACGACCACGCCGTGCTCGGAACCCTGCTCGTACAGTACGGACGGAAGACGAACATCATCCACACGTTCGGGAACGGTATCTCTGGCCAGTACGACGTTCAACAGGGGGTCGTTCACGGTATCGTGGCCCCGCACGTGCTTCGGTACGTATTCGACAACGCCGACGGCTCCCGACGCCGGATCGCAGACGGACTCGAGATCGACACCGCGGGCAAACGCGACGACGCTGTTGCGGACGCGATCGTCGAGGACGTAATCGAAATTCGCGACGCGCTCGGACTCCCGACCCGTCTGAGAGACGTCGAGGGACTGACGCGCGATCACGTCCGCGACGTCGCCGAGGCGATCCACGGCAACTACAAACACGCACGTAACCCGCCCGGTGTCGATCCCACCGTCGAGGAGATCGGTTCCGTGCTGCAGGCGGCCTGGTGA
- a CDS encoding universal stress protein: MNRSIESVLIPTDGSDGALAGAKHGLALASTVGADVSTISVVDTTEADAPERMLAAEEDSPFERSAEEAVETVAALAADVDADLEVETVVERGAPSRVIESYADEQGIDVVAMGTEGRTGLERALLGSVTENVLRTVSVPVLAVPPASPEPTGDGGYGSVLLPTDGSEPATVAVEWGIALAETYDATGHAIYSADTSRLLTGDGVDELFAALEQRGEDALATVRERATEAGVSVRGTLASGPPARVILEYVDDNDIDFVVMGTHGRSGIRRRLLGSVTENVVRNADVPVFCVPAGGDE, from the coding sequence ATGAACCGATCGATCGAGTCAGTACTGATTCCCACCGACGGCAGCGACGGTGCACTCGCCGGCGCGAAACACGGCCTCGCACTCGCCAGCACGGTCGGAGCCGATGTCTCTACCATCTCCGTCGTCGACACGACCGAGGCCGACGCCCCCGAGCGCATGCTCGCAGCCGAGGAGGACTCGCCGTTCGAACGCAGTGCCGAAGAGGCCGTCGAGACGGTCGCGGCACTCGCCGCCGACGTCGACGCCGACCTCGAGGTCGAAACGGTCGTCGAACGCGGCGCTCCGTCCAGGGTCATCGAGTCGTACGCCGACGAGCAGGGAATCGACGTCGTCGCGATGGGGACGGAAGGGAGGACCGGCCTCGAGCGAGCCCTGCTCGGCAGCGTCACCGAGAACGTCCTCCGGACCGTGAGCGTGCCGGTGCTCGCCGTGCCGCCGGCGTCGCCCGAGCCGACGGGCGACGGTGGCTACGGGAGCGTCCTGTTGCCGACCGACGGGAGCGAACCGGCGACCGTCGCCGTCGAGTGGGGAATCGCCCTGGCCGAGACGTACGACGCGACAGGGCATGCGATCTACTCGGCCGATACGAGCCGGCTTCTGACCGGCGACGGGGTCGACGAACTCTTCGCCGCGCTCGAGCAACGCGGCGAGGACGCGCTCGCGACGGTGCGAGAACGGGCGACCGAAGCGGGCGTCAGCGTCAGAGGGACTCTCGCGAGCGGTCCGCCGGCGCGGGTGATCCTCGAGTACGTCGACGACAACGACATCGATTTCGTCGTGATGGGTACCCACGGACGGTCAGGGATCAGACGGCGCCTGCTGGGAAGCGTCACCGAGAACGTCGTTCGAAACGCCGACGTGCCCGTGTTTTGCGTCCCAGCAGGCGGAGACGAGTGA
- a CDS encoding DUF7122 family protein, translated as MSEDGDSDALEQNVGQQFDRLPATDAERTVEGRVSRGDVLAYFADRFGIPPETFDEHTFWEKGAGKIWIYAGESPSPAELEALGMTCLRTRQEHWKPTTDFVQRFGAHARTCVIELSREQARRFVAGEDQELAWDGDWGYLIAAHELGGDREPLGVGLYVHGELRSMVPKGRQRDL; from the coding sequence ATGAGCGAGGACGGCGACAGCGACGCACTCGAGCAAAACGTCGGCCAGCAGTTCGACCGTCTCCCGGCGACCGACGCCGAACGGACCGTCGAGGGGCGGGTGAGCCGTGGCGACGTCCTCGCGTACTTCGCGGACCGCTTTGGCATTCCGCCCGAGACGTTCGACGAGCACACGTTCTGGGAGAAGGGCGCGGGCAAGATCTGGATCTACGCCGGCGAGTCACCCTCGCCTGCCGAACTCGAGGCGCTCGGAATGACCTGTCTGCGGACGCGCCAGGAACACTGGAAGCCGACCACCGACTTCGTTCAGCGATTCGGTGCCCACGCCAGGACGTGTGTCATCGAACTCTCCCGCGAGCAGGCCCGTCGGTTCGTCGCCGGCGAAGACCAGGAGCTCGCCTGGGACGGCGACTGGGGCTACCTGATCGCCGCCCACGAACTCGGTGGCGACCGCGAACCGCTCGGCGTCGGACTCTACGTCCACGGCGAGTTGCGCTCGATGGTGCCGAAAGGGAGACAGCGAGATTTGTAA
- a CDS encoding RsmB/NOP family class I SAM-dependent RNA methyltransferase → MESLERYRPVIDDFEAFLSACRRDLGIAVRVNTIKASVERATTTLEEEGVGYEQADWNPRVLGLETDSPGSTWTSYHGFTHGQEEVSAVPPVVLDPEPGERVWDACAAPGGKATQLAALMDDRGTVVANDNNLGRLSALRFNAERLGVTAMAVTNQDARNYSLKPLAFDEFDRALVDAPCSCEGTIRKNPDALEDWSLDHVHSVAGIQKGILRRAIQATREGGTVVYSTCTFAPEENEAVVDHVLDREDCRVVPFELDLEHSPGVTEWENETYDPSLEHAARIYPHQNDTGGFFVAKLEVTAE, encoded by the coding sequence ATGGAGTCACTCGAGCGGTACCGGCCGGTCATCGACGACTTCGAGGCGTTTCTGTCCGCCTGCCGGCGAGATCTGGGAATCGCCGTGCGCGTGAACACGATCAAAGCGAGCGTCGAGCGGGCAACGACGACCCTCGAGGAGGAAGGCGTCGGCTACGAGCAGGCCGACTGGAACCCCCGCGTACTGGGCCTCGAGACGGACTCACCGGGGTCGACGTGGACCTCCTACCACGGCTTCACCCACGGCCAGGAGGAGGTCTCGGCGGTGCCGCCGGTCGTGCTCGATCCCGAGCCCGGCGAGCGGGTCTGGGACGCCTGTGCCGCACCCGGCGGGAAGGCGACTCAACTTGCCGCCCTGATGGACGACCGCGGCACCGTCGTGGCGAACGACAACAACCTCGGTCGACTCTCCGCGCTTCGGTTCAACGCCGAACGCCTCGGCGTGACCGCGATGGCCGTCACGAACCAGGACGCTCGCAACTACTCGCTGAAACCGCTCGCGTTCGACGAGTTCGATCGCGCGCTCGTCGACGCCCCCTGCTCGTGTGAGGGGACGATCCGGAAGAACCCCGACGCACTCGAGGACTGGTCGCTGGATCACGTCCACTCGGTCGCGGGCATCCAGAAGGGCATTCTCCGACGGGCGATCCAGGCCACCCGCGAGGGCGGGACCGTCGTCTACTCGACGTGTACGTTCGCCCCCGAGGAGAACGAGGCCGTCGTCGACCACGTCCTCGACCGGGAGGACTGTCGGGTCGTTCCCTTCGAACTCGACCTCGAGCATTCGCCGGGGGTCACCGAGTGGGAGAACGAGACGTACGACCCGAGTCTCGAGCACGCGGCCCGGATCTACCCCCACCAGAACGACACGGGTGGGTTCTTCGTCGCGAAACTGGAGGTGACCGCCGAATGA
- a CDS encoding HTH domain-containing protein, whose translation MSRTSAETTVVCHVRAPLLLEPVDQQVETLNECENEGTIDTVLLRSWPKEVTISSESPYPEVLDAVDRFERWADRQGVSIYPPFRERTRSTLTEGTKDVLVTPMLCLAVYRGDELYGVFPHSDGEETYTATDTIATLRTGELPTPMGSPALESPEPDTCPECDGRLVNGQGVYVCRDCEWIGETMSDGQYVPVSLSPVTRPTRSPTLPET comes from the coding sequence ATGTCGAGAACGTCAGCGGAAACAACGGTAGTCTGTCACGTACGTGCCCCCCTGCTTCTCGAGCCGGTAGACCAGCAGGTAGAGACGCTCAACGAGTGCGAAAACGAGGGAACGATCGACACGGTATTGCTCCGAAGCTGGCCCAAGGAGGTGACGATCTCGTCGGAGAGTCCGTACCCGGAGGTGCTTGACGCGGTCGATCGGTTCGAACGGTGGGCAGACCGGCAGGGGGTGAGCATCTATCCCCCGTTTAGAGAGCGAACGCGTTCGACCCTGACCGAAGGGACGAAAGACGTGCTCGTGACCCCGATGCTGTGTCTCGCCGTCTACCGCGGTGACGAGCTGTACGGCGTGTTCCCACACTCCGACGGCGAGGAGACCTACACGGCCACCGATACGATCGCGACGCTTCGGACCGGCGAACTGCCCACGCCGATGGGATCGCCGGCGCTCGAGTCGCCGGAGCCGGACACCTGTCCGGAGTGTGACGGTCGCCTCGTGAACGGTCAGGGCGTCTACGTCTGTCGCGACTGCGAGTGGATCGGCGAGACGATGTCCGACGGCCAGTACGTCCCGGTCTCGCTGTCACCGGTGACGAGGCCGACGCGATCGCCGACCCTGCCCGAGACGTAA
- a CDS encoding aldo/keto reductase: MEPDIGPEDCPTVDGIPRLGLGTYRNTDPDQCTESVRTALELGYRHVDTAAMYDNEVAVGEGIRQAAVDREEVFLATKLWYTDLGRGDVREAARASLDRLGVDAVDLLYVHWPTETYVPDETLPAFAELYDDGLIDRIGVSNFSPELLEEAIDVCDAPIAANQVEMHPLLPQRELREACDRHDVELVAYTPIARGAVFDVPAIQDVASKHGVSEAQVSLTWLREKGVTAIPKATGRDHIADNWASLALELDDEDVAAIDGVDRRRREVDPSFGPWN, translated from the coding sequence ATGGAGCCCGACATCGGTCCCGAAGACTGTCCGACGGTCGACGGCATACCGCGGCTCGGACTCGGCACCTACCGGAACACCGATCCGGATCAGTGTACAGAGAGCGTCCGGACCGCCCTCGAGCTCGGCTATCGGCACGTCGACACGGCGGCGATGTACGACAACGAGGTCGCCGTCGGCGAGGGGATCCGACAGGCCGCCGTCGACCGCGAGGAGGTCTTTCTCGCGACCAAGCTCTGGTATACGGACCTCGGTCGTGGCGACGTTCGCGAGGCCGCTCGAGCGAGTCTCGACCGGCTGGGTGTCGACGCGGTCGACCTCTTGTACGTCCACTGGCCGACCGAGACGTACGTCCCCGACGAGACCCTGCCGGCGTTCGCCGAGCTGTACGACGATGGACTGATCGACCGAATCGGCGTGAGTAACTTCTCGCCGGAACTGCTCGAGGAGGCGATCGACGTCTGTGACGCCCCCATCGCCGCGAACCAGGTCGAGATGCACCCGCTATTGCCACAGCGAGAGCTACGCGAGGCCTGCGACCGCCACGACGTCGAGCTCGTCGCGTACACGCCGATCGCTCGCGGCGCCGTCTTTGACGTTCCTGCGATCCAGGACGTCGCGTCGAAACACGGCGTCAGCGAAGCGCAGGTCAGCCTCACCTGGCTGCGCGAGAAAGGCGTCACGGCGATCCCCAAAGCGACCGGACGAGACCACATCGCTGACAACTGGGCGTCGCTCGCCCTCGAGCTCGACGACGAGGACGTCGCGGCGATCGACGGCGTCGACCGGCGACGTCGCGAGGTCGACCCGAGCTTTGGCCCCTGGAACTGA